A stretch of DNA from Plasmodium berghei ANKA genome assembly, chromosome: 11:
tttctcGTAAGTAATATAAGATCAATTGGGGCTCTAAGTTTTTTagcaaaattatatacttCACTTTCATCTAATGagcataaatattttatttcattatttactGTTCTTATATGTTTAATAGCTTCAATTATATTTCCAGTTCCAGCTTCACCTTTGGTTCTTATCATAGAAGCTCCTTCTGATATTCTTCTTAATGCTTCTCCTAAATTTGTACACCCACATACAAATGGGGTTTTAAATTTATGCTTATTTATATGGTTATATTCATCTGCCATAGTTAATACTTCACTTTCATCAAGCATATCAACTTTGAGTTCTTCTAAAATTTGTGCTTCAACAAAATGGCCTATTCTAACTTTAGCTAATACATTTATAGAAATGCATTTTCTTATTTCTTCGATTTTCAATGGATCTACACTTCTAGCCACTCCGTCAGTATTTCGAAGTTCAGATGgaatattttctaaaatcATTACACCTATTGCACCAGCCTTTTCAGCTATTTTTGCTTGttctacattttttacatcCATTATGACTCCCCCTTTTAACATTTCACACCATCCATGCTTAAGTAGAATGGAATCATTATCTGCGTAATCTCgcattttgataaaattttcgaaaatgatatttttaatcggtaatatttgttttaaagaataaaccttttaaattttattaaaattttttgaaacctttgaatgtttattttttgatggTGTTTTTTTAGCAGAATTATTCCCCTTTtacttttaaattatatattataatttaacaCAATTGTATTTACGCATATGAATTTGAAAAGTtgaataaacaaaaaaacaaatacaCGATATAGATATTATGTTTACattgatttatttgattttagataaaaatagaGGCATACACAATTTTCCTACCAAAAAattgtgtttttttcaaataaaataataattattttattatctttaaattggtacaaaaaaatagcgTTAAACTTTTctaatcattttttataatataatgatatatttttcaaatggcttttaaaaaaaatatttatatttaatactgtggaaaaatataaacttGCATATTATGCATGTAcagttatttatatgtagaaaatatatttcatgtACCTATTGATATATGCAGAATCGGATTGGGAAATTATAGTGacattattatcattgttatcattttttattttattatttttttgcgctttttcttaaaatttcaaatttttaaatgttcTACTGTTGGTTCATAGGAgacaattatattttgtatg
This window harbors:
- a CDS encoding pyridoxine biosynthesis protein PDX1, putative; the encoded protein is MRDYADNDSILLKHGWCEMLKGGVIMDVKNVEQAKIAEKAGAIGVMILENIPSELRNTDGVARSVDPLKIEEIRKCISINVLAKVRIGHFVEAQILEELKVDMLDESEVLTMADEYNHINKHKFKTPFVCGCTNLGEALRRISEGASMIRTKGEAGTGNIIEAIKHIRTVNNEIKYLCSLDESEVYNFAKKLRAPIDLILLTRKLKRLPVVNFAAGGIATPADAAMCMQLGMDGVFVGSGIFESENPQKMASSIVMAVSNFNNPKILLNVSLGLGKAMHGNTKVSNKWKNKSEEDNS